The DNA region AGACCGATTTAGATTATGCTCTTATGATGCTTCACCAACGAGATATGCGTGTCGAGGAAATGATTGTGGAGCTTGTTCAGTTGCTAGAGGAACGGGATCATTTACAATTAAAGCTATCGGATACTCTTAGACAACTAGAAACAGAACGGAGCAATCGTCGGTCCAGCATTGAATgtaaataatgaaatatattgTTCTATAGttcatttataaattatatgcaACTCTTTAAACAGTAACATCACCATCTTTACACCAAGCAATTAACAGTCCTTTTGGGAAGATCACCGAAAACAGTACTGATTTTTCAACACGAACAGCAGGTGCAGCATCTGGGCCAGTGATTAATTCCAGTTCCGTTGGCAGCGATCTTAAACAAAAGTAAGTTAGCTTATCTTGCCCTGTAGTCAGGGTAGTAGAAGGGAAATCCGGGTCCATAATCTGAAATTTGTATTCCCAAAAATGTattccattttttttatttcagacTAGCTGAATTGCAGACGGTAAAGCATTTCAAGGACAAAGCGATTGTGGACGAACGCGAACAGCGTCTTCAGCAGATGATTCAATTACAAAAAGATATGGCCAAACAATCGCCGTCAGTAGCACCAACACCATCACTGCCAACTCCCACAATGACAATACAAACAGCCACAGAGCCACAAACAGCTGATGTAGATCAATGTAAGTTCCTTAACATCTGCTTCTTCCTGCTCTGCAGACTAACATTGAAatgattttataaaaatttttagctCAACCATCGCTGAGGTCCCCTTCTATGGTTTTAATGGATTGGTTAATGGGCAGCCACAAAAATGGCGAGGAagatcagcagcaacaatcgACGTCCAATTAAGCCAAACTTGAGTTTTCTGATTGTAAATGATATTCACATTTGTCGAACACTAATCTAGCTGTCGTATATTTCACCTGATTTAAGTTTTCTTTCTGGAAAAGAATATTTAAACTTCTACATTTTCGAGTACCCTGAACGAACGAAAAGAAACTTAACCCCCTTATTTAGATATAATACATAATTTCTAATTCCTCTGGTTCCAACTTCCACTTTTCGCTCTACCAACTAGGGTACTGTAATTTTTCTTAAGGCGCGTATATATTATGttgtagatatgtatgtaaaaataaatcaattgtAAAGTTTATATTAAAGAATATTACCGGCTGTTTCAGGAACCATTATAACATCAATccattgtttaatttttaaaaacggGTCGGACATATGGATAATTCATAAATTTCTCGGGAATCGTTTAAAAGGTGAAGAAATAATCTTATATCTCCCCGTTTTTGTTGATTAGTCATTAGGGACTTAAGTTCCTTGGaatcatttttcaattttgcatAAACAACTTTCTTGCTCTGCATTCAAGGTATTTACCATTTCTAATCTTCACTCATTATTTTGTGCCGATTGTcataaaattatacaaaataaatatgtgaTATAAAAAGGTTtcctattttttgttttttttttgttttagaatAATTACAAGCTATCCACATGAAGACAATGGCTATACCTTTAATTCTATTGGTTAGTGTTTGAATAAGGTGTTTTcgaagttttatttaatttaaatttatttcaaatgaTATTTGAtgtttaattaacaattttttcgtttcattttgttttaattttcctttaagaaaaaaaaaacacttaatTTTTAAGATTCATGCTGTAAATATTATGTTATATTATGCAATATCCTCATATCGCGTTTCTTTTATGTTGCATgttgtattttattatatgttattatttaatgcaattaaattttaaacatttatgtAGTTGTTTTGCTACAGCTGAGACATCAAGTACATTTTGCTCGTAATCATtggatgtttttttttctttaatatgcgtcatttgttttatcaattcattttcatttattaattcGTCTTGATTTCtagttggtttttatttttgttttgacgTAATACAAGTTTTCTCTGTGTTGTCTATGAAAATACAGCGGtttatacatgtatatatatatgtataattatgTATGCATACacgatatatatatgtacatatagtatatatgtatatgtatgtttattataaatctatatatcATTTATCAATGCTTTGCAAAAATTGattgtaaaacaaataaatagtaatcgaaatatacatacatatatattttccgTGTGCCGTTCTCACAAGTTTCGACATTTTTTGCTTATtctgtttttaatttaattgaaaccAAAATTTTAAGTGTGGGTCCAAAAAACATAGATAATTGTAAAGCCTTGAAAATATGTATAgggaaattatttttttagatTCATATATAATATTAAGATTAGGCAGCACAGCTTTTTTGCACCCGTAAGGGGCTAGATTCAAATAAAAGTATATTACtaaatattatacatacaGTCAGAAATCTAACGTATTTAAACATGTTTAGGGTATGTACCTATCAAGAAATTGTAATAATGTGGCGAAAAAGTCAAAACAGTAAAGAAATCTGTAGTTTTAAAAATGATTCAATATTTTGTAAGTCGACTTTAATTTGAAGCTAGCCTCATCCGGGAGGGACAAACATGTGCTGCGCAGTGTAGTTAAacctttaatattttattaacaatatatatacatataaatgtatatatatatatctttcatgtgtgtatgtgtgtttttcCATAGGATTCTGTCAATGTCATGTAAAagtttctttatattttgcGACGTGtcttttgtgttttgtaaGTGTCTGCATTTAAAGGAGTGTGCCTATAAATGTTTTAACTGATAAACGCAACAACAGAATTACATAATATCAAGAATAAGAATGAACTACTGCAAGTATTCCTGTGTTGCTGTACAGTTTAATAACAACGTATTCATtgtagaaacaaaaaaaaaaactaattttatgGAAATGACAAATAATTTCTCTTATTGTGTCTTTAGTGATTAATTGAATGACATgaagagagagcaagagagaaaaagtgaagcaatttttattgttttgtagAGAGCCACAACGTTGAACAGCTTTTTAAGCCGACGTTTttgattttgcatttgtttcttttattcaaatttcgTGTTAAGTGCATTCTATTCGCAAACAAACTCCTGCTCAATTAAGTAAAGCagttaattttcatttaaatttggaTCTTAATTTGTATAGGTTTCTAATAGGCCGGTAAATTTCTTTCAGTGTGCGCCAATGAAACAGGTCAGGTGGTAAAAACATTTGCTGCCTAACCGCAAGATTTTACAtcacttttttgtttgcacAAATAGAAATGTCTACTTTATTGCTCCTTCTGTATCTCTTGcgaaaactaaaaatttcggctttaaacaaaatatttttactttatgtataactttttttttgctttgtttctttttcattatttCTTAGTTTTGATGACTTTGAACAAGTAAAAAGATAAATggaaaatgcaaaattaaaacttttctgtttgttttagGTTTTGACatattgttgatttttttttttttttgttaatttttttaaatacaattttctCCATGCAGATTCAAATAACCGCACTCTTTACCTCTGCACTTTGTTTTGCTGCTGcattcgttgttgttgctgcttttattgctattgttgttggtgttgagTTATTTTCTGATGTTGGTATAGTTGCTATTGTTGGATTAATGGCATTCAGAGAAAATATTTGCCCAATAACAGACCCAAAAAAGCCGCAGCAATAGCAATTGCAATATAAAAGATCGGAATCTGTTTTTCTGCCAAAACCGGGGCATAGGGTTCATTTACCGGCTTAACGGTCGAGCTGCGGAAACGTGTAACTTGATCCTGCggaatagagagagagaggatgAGTTGGAAAGAATTAAGTAAAAATAGTTACATTTTTCTCTGGTCTTATAGTTTCAGACATAATAACGACATTGAACTTACTTTCAACTTTAGATTTTCTGTTCGTAGTTCGCTATTGCATTCGCGCAGTGTCTTTATTTCCCCAGTCATAGATTCTATAGCATCGGACATAATTGAagtcttaaaaataaataaaaataatatgtgAATATTTACTTCATTCAGGGCCTTGATATTTGAATTCTAACCTTGTCTTCATTAGACGCCAATTTGCTGATGCCGTCGCCAACTTTATTAGCCTCGCCGCTGGTTGAGCTGGTATTAACTCCAGCTCCGGCACTGATGCCACTGCCACCGCCAGCGACGTTGCCGCTACTATTGTTCTCAGCATTCGCCTCGGAGCTGGGCATTTCAAAGACGCATTTCAGCTTAGCATCCATCAGCTGTTCAGGCTCTAGTTCCTtccactaaaacaaaaaaattgaataatgacaaaacagaaaacacaACAACTAACTTACTAATTTATTCAAATCAGTTAAATCGGCGTCATTAGGTGCTAGCACGCTTTGAACCATAAACTTGTGCTTATTTTTCTCCTGCTGATCATACATAAACGGCTGCAGGCAAACTGAAAGCCAACAAAACATATATAtcattttattgaaattggaTCAAGATTCagtatttattttacttacTCTCAACCTGGGTAGATCGAAATGGAGCAATTTTGCCAATGTTTGGACGTACGCAATACCGCTTGGGTGCGGTGGTCttgattttaaaaaccaatggCATTGCCGAATTATTCCGCAGGGTCATTATTGTGACAACAGCCCGGTTGAAAGGACctaataaaatataatgtGTAAAAAGGTATTTGATATATGATTATTTGCGTTAAATAGTTTATTAGCTTCTAAATTAGTCTGAGTCTTTAGGTATTATAATGTAAAACTTGATTTTAATATATAGGAACTCAAATATACTAATAGTCACGTAATAAAATCAATATTACGAAATAGCGCGCCAGCTATCCTCCCTTTTTTCCTATCACGTCATGCTTATTACGTCACTTTATCTGACAagttaaaattaattgaattaaaataaGCAAGACAAAGAAAAACtctgaaaaaaaatcaacaataaCCTCATCAGAAGAAGTATAAAAGCAAAGAATTGTGCCACACTCTTTCTAAATctgaatatataaataaactataTCGACGATACATTGGCGCCGGTAAGGTAATTCACATCAACATTTGTAATCAGTCTAATGTATATTGCCTATTAGTACAGGCAACACCACAAATCCTTCATCTGATTTCATTATAACTTCAGTGTAATCAACGAGCGTTTCCAttatacaaagaaaaaacagatcAAGAAAACAACAGTGCCAACGCGAATTTGTTATATTGAAGAGCGCTGAGTGCGTGGGTAGGTTTCTGCGTGATGGTAAGGGGAAAATTCTttaggaaaaaagaaaatttaaatcgCGTCatacaaagttttttttttcttccttcttCAACGATCGGATGGAAGCAAGAGCGATTGGGGGTGTTGGGTTGTCAAGTACAAGTCCACGCGTGTGTGCACCGTGGGGTACACGTCAGTAttcttttaaacttttttactGTGTAGCCGCATAGCTTATGAAAAGGCAATATTGTCAGAAACGAAATTAATAATTGCTGAAATccgaaatttttttataagcCTTATTTCTCGGGGAAAAGGCAAACTACGTAATTAAATATTGATTCATAGCTCCGGTTGCTCCAAGGTATCTTAAAGTTCAGACTTCGGCTGATggattttctgtttttgtacaAGGTGAGAGACGGCGACGACACTTGTTTACGCTTTGTTGTTTCTCTTAAAGTCCAATTAGCAACAGCTGCAGGAAAACAAGAAAAGCTTAAATTGCAATAAGCTGGCTCCACTGTGTTGTCGGCGTCATATTCATGCGTTTTGGCCAAAATTCAAACATAAGATATAcaaacaattttgaaaatggcccattttaagtttttgaatgtataaaaataaaatgctaGCTAAGTTAGAATGAGATGCagagaacaaaacaaaaaggcagAGGAGACGCAGCAAGCGATGCCAGCTGCCGacgaaaatatatgtaaaggTGAAGAACGGGAGGGGCTACTAAAACTAGTAGATTTTAAggcagccaaaaaaaaaaatgtaattccaaaaaaaaaaaagaaacggaaATTATTATTGATAAGCTAgcaaagacaaaaacaaaaacgaaagtAAGTGCTAGAGAGCCGCTATTGTACAGGGTCGAACACGTCAGGCGCACACTGACCATtttcgttaaaaaaaaaagcacaaaaactAAATCTAAATTTTGGAAAACTTCCTTCGTACTTAATATGCATGTTTCTCTTGGTTAAACTTTACGACTTTTCTCAGCAATTTTTTCATAGCCACAGACTAATAAATTTAACACTATTATATAATCAGATAGACTTATATCAAATATTTGTCAACTTCAAACAAATTTGGCAGCGGAAGTCATATTAGTTATAAATGTTGTACAATATGATAAAGTAGAGCtacatttgttttatatatagtttaatATGTTCTGTTGATATTTCGTTGTTTATAttcaaaaagttaaaaatcCAAACTAGGTCTGTCCCACTGTACGGCAGTGcatttgtatgtgtgagtgCGAACTTTGCAGTTTGCTCTCGCTGTCATTCTCTCTCAGCAGAACTTTTGACCTAGCATaggaacatggaaaaacacacgcaaacacaaaaaaaaaggaaaatgcaaTTTGATGCTATTCTTATTTAGAATTTCACTTTTCTTTCATTGTTGTAGTGACTTAATcttctttcgtttttcttaCCCACAAAACGCAATTCATGTTCTGGCTCAATGGTCAGTGGCACATCAAAGTGAGGTTTGCTCAttcttgctgctgttgtttgtAACTTCTCTTCCTTCTCCTGTTTTTTGTGCGGTTTTTGCGCGCTGCCTGTcgatgctgttgctgttggagTTATGTTGTTGAGGtgacatacatatgcatataatAAATGTTTGTTCATTTTAAGCTTACGTTTGTCGTTTTGCTCACCttatattttcgtttttattgtattttttgcGTAGTCGCGTAGCCTCGACGCTTCGTCTCGTTGCTGTTCGGGGGTGTCGTCTTGCTTAGTCTCTGCTGCTACTCCTCTCGCTCTCTTTATGCCGAAATATCGgtaaaaatttttatcaaacacacatgaaatttttgttgcaaaaaaaaaataaacgaaacgATCAACGTGTCTAGCTGCCTGTGTAAAagtgtcttcaatgtattttACCCTGTTTATCTAATGTTTAATGGAATTTTAACCTTTTCTTTCTTCGCGCagaactttttctttttttccctaAGTGAATGCAAAAAAGCCGTCAAACGCATGCGTTAGAGGTGACCAAAAAGTATATAAACATATCGATTGTATCAAAGTGTACTGCGCATCTCTAACATGCTGTTAAATTAAATGTTATAATGTTGGCGTCAAATACTGGGAGCGGTTGAATACTGGGAGCCAATTCAAAACGTTGGTAACACTACGAGGAATAAGTGAATAATTTTTGACATTGTGCATTGAAGGAAAGTCTTCTTTAATTGATATCGGAATATGGGGGATGCCGTTACTGAACATCTGCGTCCTCTGGACAACTGCGAGATATTTTTTCAACTCCGCAACGCTCTCCAAACATATAGCCGAAATGTTAAAAATCTAAAGACCTTTGTTTATTGGAGTGGTAAGCATGGTGAAGCTTTTTAAGACACTTGGTCTAAAAATCTATGTTTATTTATGGCTTCAGGCAACGAAGAGGCGATAAAGGAACTTTGCGACATATGCATAGAGATACTACTGGAGCATAAGTTAATAGAAATCAAAGGAACGAATGGCGGATTGAAAAAACAGATGACTGTTGTACCTAATGCTGAGGTGCCCGGTTCCAAGGATCGTTTACGCGGTTTAATGGTTTACCTAATTCTGAACAGCTCAAATGTGTACAAATGCGAGGAAGAGCAATTAGGCCAATGGAATCCGCAATGTGTACAT from Drosophila willistoni isolate 14030-0811.24 chromosome XL unlocalized genomic scaffold, UCI_dwil_1.1 Seg141, whole genome shotgun sequence includes:
- the LOC6638067 gene encoding vesicle-associated membrane protein-associated protein B/C; translated protein: MSKPHFDVPLTIEPEHELRFVGPFNRAVVTIMTLRNNSAMPLVFKIKTTAPKRYCVRPNIGKIAPFRSTQVEICLQPFMYDQQEKNKHKFMVQSVLAPNDADLTDLNKLWKELEPEQLMDAKLKCVFEMPSSEANAENNSSGNVAGGGSGISAGAGVNTSSTSGEANKVGDGISKLASNEDKTSIMSDAIESMTGEIKTLRECNSELRTENLKLKDQVTRFRSSTVKPVNEPYAPVLAEKQIPIFYIAIAIAAAFLGLLLGKYFL